Part of the Gramella sp. Hel_I_59 genome, GCCGAAGATGCCAAAGGATTCATTAAAATCCTTTCTAACTCAGGAAAGATATACCAACACGTAAATCAGGATTCATGATAGAGGCAGGAATTATTGGAGGAGCAGGTTATACTGCGGGAGAATTGATCAGGATTTTATTATACCATCCTGAAGTAAACCTGAATTTTGTCTACAGTACTTCTCAACCCGGCAAGCCTGTTCACAGTATTCATCAGGATCTTATTGGAGAGACTGAACTTAAGTTCACCAACCTGATCAATAAGGAAGCAGATGTAGTTTTTCTTTGTCTTGGACATGGAAATTCCAGAAAGTTTCTTTCAGAGAATGAGTTTTCAGAAAGAACGAAAATCGTAGATCTAAGCACAGATTTCAGAATGAAATCGAATGATCACGCTTTTGTTTATGGTCTTCCGGAAATAAATAAGGATAAGATCCAGTCTGCGAGTTTTATTGCGAACCCGGGATGTTTTGCTACTGCGATTAGCCTGGCAATTCTTCCATTGGCGCAGGCAGGTTTACTGCTGGAAGACGTCCATGTGAATGCCGTAACGGGTGCGACGGGTGCCGGTACTTCGCTTTCTAAAACAACACAATTTACCTGGAGAGACAATAATTTTTCAGCATATAAAAGTTTTGAGCATCAGCATTTGCAGGAAATCGGGCAGAGTCTAAAGCAGCTTCAGGAAAATCATAGTGCCGCGATCAATTTTATTCCGAATAGAGGAAATTTTTCAAGAGGTATTCATGCAACTGCATACACAAAATTTGAAGGTGAGCTGGAAGAGGCAAAATTGATGTATTCTGAATTCTATAAAAATGCTGCATTCACTTTTGTTACTGAAGAGGAATTACACTTAAAGCAAGTAGTGAATTCTAATAAGTGCTTGTTGAGGTTGCAAAAATTTGATGACAAATTATTGATTACAAGTGTGATCGATAATTTACTGAAAGGTGCTTCTGGACAGGCTGTTCAAAATATGAATCTAATGTTTGGCTTTGAAGAGAAAACAGGTTTAAATCTAAAAGCAAGTTATTTCTAAAATTTCAGAATTGGATGATTTTATCTATTACACAAGAATGATTGATAATTAAAGCGATATGAAAATAGCAATTATAGGTGCAGGGAATCTGGGTGTTTCCATAGCGAAGGGCCTTATCTTCAGTAATGCGTTTACCACGCTTTACCTAAGTAAAAGAAAGATTGAAGATATCCAGGATTTTGAAGAATATGCAAAGGTTCATGTAACTTCAGATAACCTGAAGGCAGTAAGAAATTCTGACATTCTGATCTTTGCCGTGCAGCCCACGCAGTTTGAACGCATTCTTGAGGAGATCAAAGATGAACTTACAGATAAGCATGTTTTGATCTCAACAGTAACCGGTTTTAAGATACCCAGAATCGAAGCGATCATTGGTCAGGATCATTACATTATCAGGTCAATGCCCAATACGGCGATTGCTGTTGGGAAATCCATGACCTGTTTGTGTAGTAATGAAGCAGGTGAAAAAAGAATTAAGATCGCTGAAGCTATTTTTAACAGGCTTGGAACAAGTATTATCATTCCTGAGAACAAAATGCAGGCTGCGACGGTTATTTGCGCGAGTGGTGTCGCATTCTGGCTGCGTTTAATACGTGCGACCACTCAGGGAGCTGTACAACTCGGGTTTGATGCGAAAGATGCTCAGGAGCTTTCTATGCAGACCTGCTTGGGAGCCGCCAGTCTTTTGATAGAATCCGGAAAACACCCGGAGGAAGAGATCGATAAGGTAACCACTCCACGAGGCTGCACCATAGAAGGTCTTAACGAGATGGAGCATAACGGCCTGAGTTCCTCGCTAATTAAAGGGATACAAGCCTCTTTTAAAAAGATTAATACAATATCAGACCAGTAATTATGGAGTTATTTGATGTTTACCCATTATACGATATCACGCCGGTAAAAGGCGATGGTTGCTATGTTTATGATGAAAGCGGCAGGAAATACCTGGATCTTTATGGAGGTCACGCGGTCATCTCAATTGGTCATGGGCATCCAAACTATGTACAGGCCATACATGCTCAGGTGGCACAACTTGGCTTTTATTCCAATTCCATCAAAAATCCCCTGCAAAATGAACTTGCTGGTAAACTGGAAGAAATTTCTGGAATCAGGGATTATACGCTGTTCTTATGTAGCTCTGGAGCTGAAGCGAATGAAAATGCACTAAAAGTTGCTTCTTTCCATACGGGCAAGGACAGGATCATTTACTTCGAGAATGCTTTTCACGGTAGAACTTCTGGCGTAGTGGCGATTACCGATAATGAAACTATCAAAGCACCATTTAATAAAGGTCATAAGGCTACCCGATTGGCATTTAATAATATAGCTGC contains:
- the proC gene encoding pyrroline-5-carboxylate reductase codes for the protein MKIAIIGAGNLGVSIAKGLIFSNAFTTLYLSKRKIEDIQDFEEYAKVHVTSDNLKAVRNSDILIFAVQPTQFERILEEIKDELTDKHVLISTVTGFKIPRIEAIIGQDHYIIRSMPNTAIAVGKSMTCLCSNEAGEKRIKIAEAIFNRLGTSIIIPENKMQAATVICASGVAFWLRLIRATTQGAVQLGFDAKDAQELSMQTCLGAASLLIESGKHPEEEIDKVTTPRGCTIEGLNEMEHNGLSSSLIKGIQASFKKINTISDQ
- the argC gene encoding N-acetyl-gamma-glutamyl-phosphate reductase; translation: MIEAGIIGGAGYTAGELIRILLYHPEVNLNFVYSTSQPGKPVHSIHQDLIGETELKFTNLINKEADVVFLCLGHGNSRKFLSENEFSERTKIVDLSTDFRMKSNDHAFVYGLPEINKDKIQSASFIANPGCFATAISLAILPLAQAGLLLEDVHVNAVTGATGAGTSLSKTTQFTWRDNNFSAYKSFEHQHLQEIGQSLKQLQENHSAAINFIPNRGNFSRGIHATAYTKFEGELEEAKLMYSEFYKNAAFTFVTEEELHLKQVVNSNKCLLRLQKFDDKLLITSVIDNLLKGASGQAVQNMNLMFGFEEKTGLNLKASYF